Proteins from a genomic interval of Pseudomonadota bacterium:
- a CDS encoding ACT domain-containing protein: protein MKVEQLSIALDSASGCLVDITNLLAGNGINIRTLSLADSGPYGILRLIVNDTEKARQLFLENGFKVHSDVVLVLEVPDKPGGLASVLKTITDVGLSVEYLYAFTQKSGESGLIIFRINADEKAAKALAKAGIRVLSDEEVSTI from the coding sequence ATGAAGGTTGAACAACTTTCCATAGCCCTTGATAGTGCATCAGGATGCCTGGTTGATATTACCAATCTTCTTGCCGGGAACGGCATCAATATCCGCACGCTCTCTCTGGCTGATTCAGGTCCTTACGGCATACTGCGGTTGATTGTCAACGATACTGAAAAAGCCAGGCAGCTCTTTTTGGAAAACGGCTTTAAGGTTCATTCCGATGTGGTGCTGGTCCTTGAGGTTCCGGACAAGCCGGGCGGTCTGGCAAGTGTGCTGAAAACCATTACCGATGTTGGTCTCAGTGTTGAATATCTTTACGCTTTTACGCAGAAAAGCGGTGAAAGCGGTTTGATTATTTTCCGGATCAATGCCGATGAAAAAGCCGCAAAAGCTCTTGCAAAAGCAGGGATAAGGGTATTAAGCGACGAAGAAGTAAGCACTATTTGA
- the thiF gene encoding sulfur carrier protein ThiS adenylyltransferase ThiF has product MLFINERKFNYKKGMRLADLADDIKPGADLFIINGFPASANTVLKDGDKCWIIKKGEIPGKDEINHLLYARHTPGVQDKVKNAVVGIMGLGGLGSVVAIALARIGVGRLLLADYDVVEPTNLNRQQYFMDQIGQKKTVALKANLARINPYVVIETIDQKLTEDSIPELFKSVDALAECFDVPDMKAAAFRAALTGLNGVGYVGSSGLAGHGANNTITTRKLYPNVYIVGDGTSAACEGQGLMAPRVGIAAHHQANKILQILLKKGRA; this is encoded by the coding sequence ATGCTTTTTATTAATGAACGCAAGTTTAATTATAAAAAGGGAATGCGTTTGGCAGACCTGGCCGACGACATCAAGCCCGGTGCTGATCTCTTTATTATCAACGGGTTTCCGGCCTCAGCCAACACAGTGCTGAAAGACGGCGACAAGTGCTGGATCATCAAAAAAGGCGAGATCCCCGGAAAAGACGAGATTAATCATCTGCTCTATGCGCGGCACACCCCGGGGGTCCAGGATAAAGTAAAAAATGCCGTGGTCGGCATTATGGGTCTTGGGGGACTCGGCTCGGTTGTTGCCATCGCTTTGGCAAGAATCGGTGTAGGCAGGCTGCTTCTTGCTGATTATGATGTTGTCGAACCGACCAATCTGAACCGCCAACAGTACTTCATGGACCAGATCGGCCAGAAAAAAACCGTGGCGCTCAAGGCCAACCTTGCACGAATCAATCCGTATGTAGTAATTGAGACGATTGACCAGAAACTTACCGAGGATTCGATCCCGGAACTATTCAAATCCGTTGATGCCCTGGCGGAATGTTTTGATGTGCCCGACATGAAGGCCGCTGCTTTTCGGGCGGCGCTTACCGGTCTTAACGGGGTTGGCTATGTGGGATCATCGGGTCTGGCCGGGCACGGGGCGAATAACACTATTACCACGAGGAAACTGTATCCTAATGTATACATTGTCGGCGACGGAACTTCTGCCGCCTGCGAAGGACAAGGCCTCATGGCACCACGCGTTGGCATCGCCGCCCACCACCAGGCCAATAAAATTCTTCAGATACTTCTGAAAAAAGGACGAGCTTGA
- the thiS gene encoding sulfur carrier protein ThiS codes for MNAITVNGERKVIPPETKLIDLIIQLELDPDTVVAELDGKILKRNDYDAITLNTGAVLELIRFVGGG; via the coding sequence ATGAATGCAATTACTGTAAACGGCGAAAGAAAAGTAATACCGCCCGAAACAAAACTTATAGATCTCATCATCCAACTGGAACTCGACCCTGACACAGTTGTTGCCGAACTTGACGGCAAAATCCTCAAAAGAAACGACTATGATGCAATTACACTCAACACCGGAGCGGTTCTTGAGTTGATCCGCTTTGTCGGGGGAGGATGA
- a CDS encoding thiazole synthase: MLTIAGRTFQSRLFTGTGKFASAAVMNQAIEASGSEVVTVALRRVDLNDPGDDIMAVLDRKKYLFLPNTSGARDAAEAIRLAMLARASGGGEWLKLEVTPDPRTLLPDPIETLKATEILVKEGFIVLPYMNADPILALRLQDVGAAAVMPLGSPIGTNQGILTRFQIEIIIEQARVPVVVDAGLGAPSHAAEAMEMGADAVLVNTAIAVAADPVRMARAFADAVHAGREAFEAGLGVSDRKASASSPETGLDFLR; the protein is encoded by the coding sequence ATGCTGACTATCGCCGGCAGAACTTTTCAGTCCCGTCTTTTCACCGGAACCGGCAAATTCGCTTCAGCGGCCGTAATGAACCAGGCCATCGAGGCTTCCGGATCAGAAGTGGTCACCGTTGCCCTGCGCCGTGTAGACCTCAATGACCCAGGAGATGACATCATGGCGGTGCTGGACAGAAAAAAATATCTCTTTCTGCCCAACACATCAGGAGCACGGGACGCGGCAGAGGCAATCCGTCTTGCCATGCTTGCCAGGGCTTCAGGGGGTGGAGAATGGCTGAAGCTTGAAGTAACCCCTGACCCAAGAACCCTGCTTCCTGATCCTATTGAGACGTTGAAAGCAACCGAAATCCTTGTCAAAGAGGGGTTCATCGTTCTTCCCTATATGAACGCCGACCCCATCCTGGCGCTTCGCCTTCAGGATGTCGGTGCTGCCGCGGTCATGCCCCTGGGATCTCCCATCGGCACCAATCAAGGTATTCTGACCAGATTTCAGATTGAAATTATCATTGAGCAGGCGCGGGTGCCGGTTGTGGTGGATGCAGGCCTCGGGGCCCCTTCCCATGCTGCCGAAGCTATGGAAATGGGCGCTGACGCAGTTCTTGTCAACACGGCCATCGCGGTTGCTGCAGATCCTGTCAGAATGGCCAGGGCCTTTGCCGATGCTGTTCATGCAGGCAGAGAGGCCTTTGAGGCAGGGCTCGGAGTTTCGGACAGAAAAGCCTCAGCCTCCTCCCCGGAAACAGGGCTGGATTTTTTACGGTAA
- the thiH gene encoding 2-iminoacetate synthase ThiH produces the protein MIELPSTQTLAKRIASKTAQQVENALASVRPSIEDLAALLSPAAEEYIEQMAEKSAEITARRFGRTIQLYAPVYLSNLCSNRCAYCGFSADNSIPRRTLTLDEAEEEAMILHGRGFNHILLVSGEAPGVLGFEYLKALTLRLKNRFAAISIEVQPLTTEEYAGLFAAGITAVAIYQETYDRKTYDQVHLSGPKKDYDFRLETPARVAQAGMRELGIGFLLGLSDWRAESLAMGLHLQFLRKKFWRTALTVSFPRLRPAEGNFIAPAPVSEKELTQMIFALRIFDHDVGLVVSTREHARFRDGMIGLGPTRYSAGSCTAPGGYGNPQENTGEQFAIGDQRSLDEVSQAIRNKGHDPVLKDWDAVFQKSGARNQKTETGTKQQAA, from the coding sequence ATGATTGAATTACCTTCAACACAAACCCTGGCGAAACGCATCGCCTCGAAAACCGCACAGCAGGTTGAGAATGCACTTGCCTCAGTCCGTCCTTCCATTGAGGATCTGGCGGCGCTGCTTTCCCCGGCGGCCGAAGAATATATTGAACAGATGGCTGAAAAATCAGCCGAAATAACCGCCAGGCGTTTCGGCAGAACCATCCAGCTTTACGCGCCGGTCTATCTCTCGAATCTCTGCAGCAACCGTTGCGCCTATTGCGGTTTTTCCGCAGACAACAGTATCCCCCGCCGGACACTGACCCTTGATGAAGCCGAAGAGGAGGCAATGATCCTCCATGGGCGCGGCTTCAATCACATCCTGCTGGTTTCAGGCGAAGCGCCCGGAGTGCTCGGATTTGAGTATCTTAAAGCACTGACCCTGCGATTAAAAAACAGATTCGCCGCCATTTCCATTGAAGTGCAGCCGCTTACAACGGAAGAATATGCCGGACTTTTTGCTGCAGGCATCACCGCTGTGGCGATCTATCAGGAAACCTATGACCGCAAAACCTATGATCAGGTCCACCTGTCAGGCCCCAAAAAGGATTACGATTTTCGGCTGGAAACTCCTGCCCGGGTCGCACAGGCCGGCATGCGCGAACTGGGAATCGGATTCCTTCTCGGTCTTTCAGACTGGCGGGCCGAAAGTCTTGCCATGGGATTGCACCTACAATTCCTCCGGAAAAAATTCTGGCGCACGGCGTTGACCGTTTCATTTCCCAGGCTGCGACCGGCGGAAGGTAATTTCATCGCCCCGGCCCCGGTTTCTGAAAAAGAACTCACACAAATGATCTTTGCCCTGCGGATATTTGATCACGACGTCGGCCTTGTGGTCTCCACCAGGGAACATGCCCGTTTCCGCGATGGCATGATCGGCCTGGGACCGACCCGTTATTCAGCCGGTTCCTGCACCGCGCCGGGAGGCTATGGAAATCCTCAGGAAAATACCGGGGAACAGTTCGCCATCGGCGATCAGCGATCCCTTGATGAGGTAAGCCAGGCAATCAGAAATAAGGGACACGATCCAGTGCTGAAAGATTGGGACGCGGTGTTTCAGAAATCAGGAGCCAGAAACCAGAAGACAGAAACTGGAACAAAACAGCAGGCGGCATGA